The DNA region AAGAAAACCTCTTGAATCCAGACCTACAACCAAATCAACTTCCAAAAATAAAATGTGTTCCACTATTAAATCTTTCATTGCTCTCAATGCTACAATGTTGCGAAATACTCCAAATATATctctgaaaatatataataaagctCAAAATACAATAACATTACTTTATGAACACATGCAATTTTTCACATGATAATATTTGACATTAACTATATAACCCTAATACAtcaaaaaatacaatattaattaaataatataattttattatttaccgaTATATAATGCCAGGCTTCGGAAAATTGGGATAAATATCGATTGCATCACGTAACAATTGAATTTTTTCGTCTTTATTCATATTGAGTAGATAACGATACTGAAAACAATAAACGATTTTCattgtattataatgaaataacatTTAACTGAATAAGTAATTATATACATACCGTAACAAGAAATTATGGGAactgaaattataaaaagaaaaatttatatacacgtATTTTAATTTAAGAGATTTCTATGGTTACACGTGCACTAATGCgttaaaaattaacataaaCGTCATCTTGCGTTACAAAATACAAACTATGATTTACTTTTTAATTCAAAGTTATCATATTGAGATTAcataatttttgataaataatttgttttgaatttttaacttcTATAGTTAATGattgaaaaaatttcaattgcaaatataagtaaaaatatgggcttgtgtaaaattaaaatttatttcatacaaAATTCACTCAACTTTTTAcggaattaataataatagttatgtaatattttaaaatgaagtCACACATTATTTTTGcacattttaattttacgaaACTATTTAcagaatgtaatatattttaaaattaataatatattacaacgaAAAGCATTCAGTAATAATGCTGTACAatacaaaatgttataaatttattcCTTGAAacttacaaaaaatatttacattttcatataTGTATGCAAGCATCGAACGATAAAAACATTGGAAAACTGTATGAACTAACTGtgttattatatatcatatttccTTATTTAAGATGTTAATTTCATACAATTTCTTTTTGATCATATATTATTAGCTAGTATAAATTATTATGGCAGTGTAGAAACTGGGTGTTTTAAATACTCTTAGACTATACTATAATCATCCGTTCATACCACTTTTCTGATctatttaattgtatttttatttatccttaaaattcttacaatttattatttattaatctctttaaaattatcgattttatGACTAGTAGCTCATAGAAACAATCTTATACAATAAGATCAAATACAACATTCTTCATTTCAACCAAAAAAATTCgatttcaacatttttaaataGTCAACAACAAATAAGctgtaattatttacaaaatggGAAACGGAATTGTACTCGGTGAAAATGAATTAAACTTTTGTTGTAGCTAGTAATTTAATGTAATGTGCTTTATGAGTTATCTCAAATTCCTGTGCTGGCAGGAAACATTGTGTCTGTATCCTAGGATGTCTTACCCTTCTGAGAACGCTTCTACCAATTACTGCAATTGTGATTAAAAGAAGGCAACTAGTTCCGATTATCGCTAGAACAATTAGctctatattttgtttgaacCCTTGCACTTCGACGCAGCGTAATCTATCTCGGTTATCTACAAAGTTTGCAATAACATCTTCTTCATTGACATCATCAAGACTTGCGCAAACTTTATAGTGACCAGGCAACAATACCCCTAATGTTACAAACGTTAAACTGCAATTCAGTTTTTGTTTATGCACCGCAGATTCAGCGTCAAAAACGATAACAGAGAGTTCGCATTCAGGCAGATTCGACTTTTTTGAGATTGATAAACTAACATCGACATGCAAGAAGCCTTGGTCAGATACGTTTACATGTACTGCAGTTATTTTAGTATCTAATGATGAAGAAAACTCTGATACTGTAGTTTCTTGATCTTGCTGTAACTCTCGTTTAGATTCTTCTAATGTAATTACATCACTGCAACCCAAACCTAAAGAAACATCATCATAACTATTTGGTACTAGAAGCACTACACAATAGCGATATTTATGGCCTGGTTGTAAATGTAATGAGGCAGGTATGGCAACCGGGAGTGAACAGGGATCTCTCATCATACGAGAATCGCAATGAAGAGAACTAGAATCTGTTTGAACCTCACTGTCACCTATGGTTTCATAGACAATTAAATTATCACATGTATACTGTTCTGCACATGGTTCTACATGCCATAAGAGATTGATACCAGTTGATTTATCATAGTGAAATTCTTTCAATGTTAATTGAGCACCAGCTAAAGGCAGTCTGGTCATGATTGGTGGTGTCGGCTCTCCACAAAGGAGACTACCGGGAGAGACTTGTGTCAGTATACCATTTTCCAAAGCGGGTGGAGTTGCGCAGACCGCCGAAGATTTATCTTCCTCGTTCAAGCTGGAGTTGCTTAACCAGTTGGCGAATTCTAGAAGCGTACAGTCACAATTCAAAGGATTATCGGCCAAAGAAAGTTTTGTGAGTCGTAATTTGGACGTTGGTACATCGCTGGCCACCATTGTGATATCATTATCATCGAGACGTAGATCTTGAAGACTTTTTAGTGGTACGACTAAGTCAGCAGTCAGAGATCGCAGAAAATTATGAGTCAAATCCAGTGTTGTTAGTCTTTCCAAGTGTGCCAAAGAAGCACTGGATACCGCAACGATTCGATTATTTGCTAAATCCAGTCTGGTAAGagtcgataaatatttaaacgaatgATCTTCGAGTACATCAATCtatataaaatgcaaaaatgaAACATTCCCTCAAGATATATACTTTctaatgtatttaatattcaCGGACATGAATTACCTGATTATGGCTTAAGCTCAGATAAGTTAAATTCCTTAAACCCCCAAGGGCTCCTTGCTGTACATTTATTAGTTCGTTTTCGGACACGGTAAGAAAATGTAATCGTGGCATTTGAGGAAGAAGATTTGGACCCATTGGACCTAATAATAGATTGTTAGACAGATCAAGCTCCTCCAAACTTTTAAGCCCTCTGAGTGCTGAGAGAGCAGATACGCTTAAACGATTACCACGCATCCTCAATGAGCGTAGCAAAGGTACTGCAGCGAAAGCTTGGGGCGATAATTGTGACAATAAATTGTCGCATAGATCTAAATATGTCAGGTTTGATAATCCctgaaatatttatgtatatttctatAAACTCTATTGATCAGTTCAGAGTTCACAATTAgcatttttttagtaattttttaaaatacatatttaaaatatatatcattttaaagaattttaattacctTGAAAGACTCAGCTTCTAGCATCTTTAGTTTATTCTGAGATAGATCCAACCTTTCTAAGCCGACCAAATGCGACAAAGCCGCAGTAGGTACAGAATCTAATAAATTGTTCGGAAGTCCAAGGGCTTGAAGAGGTGTTACAAGACCAATAAAAGCGTTTTCATGGACGCGTCTCAATTCTCCGGTAGAAACAACGAGTCCGTGCAAAGCAACATCTTCCAGAAAGCGCGCTGGTAGCAAAGAGATTCCTGTCACTGTTACATCCAATAAGGAGATCGTTCCTGGACGACTGAATCTCAAATGTTTGCTGATAATctgcataaaaaaatattccaattaaataattaaatatttaatttaattgaacgTATAATATAATTCTACTATGGTTCGTAACATGGATACAAATTATTCGAATGAGTTAATCTCGTGACAAATTTAATTAGTCATTCTGTATTGCATAACAAGAGACATTTGATTCGTGAAGGTATTGTGAGACAGGATATTCGTCGAGGTAACTAGTAGTAACGGGACATTCAACGCAAAGCAACGAACTTGTACGAGACAGAAGAGAGGCTACACAATGGTTTCTTGGACAATACACACGGCTTGTATTTCATTGGCAGTATATACACCTACGCTTGCTTGGCGGGTGGTTAAAAAACAGCTGACCtcgataatatagaaaaataataaatctgtGATGGATTTGATTCATGCCGCAACAGATGTTCTTAGATATGAAgaagatttttatattataattgcgagacatataaaactataaattttaacaaaaaaaattgcACTTCCATATTTAACTTTTGTGTGATTTAGTTAAACATACATGCaattattactaaataaataattcatcgactcatattatacacatatatgcatataaaataaagtatttcgCGCGTATAAAAATTACCTGCAGTGTTGTTCTATCACCGGTGCATCTCAACGTGTGTGGTAAGTCGCAAGAACACTCAACGCCTGCTTTTGTAATATTTGGACACTCCCAAACCATGTCAGAAGAAGGCGAGGAGGATGCGTGGGTCGGGTCTTGAATATTTTCATCATCCTGGCTTTTTACCGCATTTGACGAATTAACCATCGCCTTTTCGACTTTATTTAAACTAGATATGGTTGTGACCACTGGTGCCGAGGTGGTCGTAGAGATCGCGTTGGTGGTCGTTTCATCTTCCAAGAAACCATCTATCGTTGCGTCCATGCAAGACGCTATCGTTGTTAACAATAAGATTAGGGAGCATCGAGACGTCCACAGCAttctgaaatataattatttctaaaaattcatGTAACCATAGAACAATATCCCTCTGACCACGGTAAATGcacttaatatattatttacatgatattatatagaaaagaaATGAGTACGAATAATGGCGCAACGAGTGTCGACTGAATTTCGTCCTATAACTTTCCGTCTTGTCATTCCAGTACAATCATCCGTTTCAATTAACCCAACTCTTTATCTTTCGATCGCTTCAAAATTTACAGTCTAACTTCCAACATGAACAAACaataatctaataataaattcatgtaataaaattattagtaAAACTATCTGAAATCAATGTCTCATGCTTATTATACTGAATTATGGCTCATCGCACGAAACGACCTAGACAAGTTGATAGAGTTGGATCGAAGACTGCAACAGcaaacaaatacaaaaaatagACAACATGTATTGAATCTGCTGCTTCCAATGTATCTCAGGTATTGGTCTAATTGTCAGATGTAATTTTACTATTTGCAAATCGCAGAGGTTGATGGAGTACGTTTTCAGATATCGCAATTTGGTCAAGAGATTGATAGTTTGTCATGATCAAATGGTTCAGACGCAGAAACGAGACCTGATAAAACGGGTTCTGGATTGTACGGTCGGCCGAATGCTAGAATACAAGCGAGAGATCGTTAACTTGGACTATAACGATTATCAGTttagtaatttcattttatatcgtttatatGTAATAGaagatatgtatatgtatatattaacaCTAACCGTTCAGATGGCCTGATGACTTTATGAACCAATTTAAGTATACGCCGGACGATGTGGAAATTCTTGTGTCCGCGTCGGGTAaagacatcgtggaacaacgtagAGAACGTATTCAGAAACTGATGGAAGACGCTTacaaaagttataaaattaCTCGATCTTACTACGatactttttaatgaaataagtATACTAtggatttttattcatttatgagGCATTTAAAGAACTTCTCCCGTCTTTTATACGAGTGATTTAAGATATATATGTCAGAAATATATGTCTTTATCAACCCTTGAACATTTAAAAAGTATTACTAACATTAATTATGCGGATTAATAAAAAAGTTGAACTAACATAACATCATCTATTTTCAAAAGGTTTATATCTTGAATCAAATCAATCTCTCCTTCAACTATTTcacattaaaatttctttttaaccaCCAAGTGATATAAAAACCAGAGAATCAATAAAAATTTGgtctttatatataatttctaatgTAAACTTCTTGTTATAATACTTCGAGGGTAAATCTTCTCTGCTCAAATACCGTTTCTTCAGTTGCATTCATAATTTCCATACAATTTCATAGGCACGCaacttttatattactttatattaaATAGCACCCGAAGAACTTGAGAGCGAAGTACTTCCTGAGGAGTATGTAGTGGAGACGATCGAATATCAGGAAGACGCGCCAAAATTGCGGAGGAGAAGAGTTAAAGAAAAAACCTCAGCACCGTCGCCTATCCAAGAATCACCAGAAAGAATAGCGGCTCGAAAAGCTCAAGAGGCTCAAGAAGCTGCTGAACGAACTATGCTGGCAGCGATATTGCTTATTCAATCTCACGAAAGAGCAAGAGTGGCTCGTTGTGCTGGAATAGACGGTGAAGATTCtatgaataaattatagtttacggttaataattttaataaaagtgtCATAATATCGTAGCACAACGAATGTACGATTATGGTAGGAAAGTACAGGCGGGAATGATCGTGTCGAAAAAATTGCACAAAAGTACGTACGAGAATGCTGCGAAAACCATACAGCGAGCCTGGAGAATATACGCAGCGAGGAAGAGGATGAGAAATCGGATCGCGCGTACGGAAGAATTGTTAGGTATGACGATACCTAGCTGGAAGTCACAAGAAGTTTttgagaaagataaaaaaaattttcaaaagaaattgACGTTAATGCCGGTGTTTGCTGATAGAATCGCGAAAGAGTCAGAGAAGGAGCGAGCAAGAGTAATCTTCTttcgaattaatattttaacttcTTCACCCAGCGAATGTTGGATCATTGGATCACGAGCggtcaatattttattttattgcgatAAAGCGAAGGGTCTTCTGAAaagcttttttatttatactacagttaaatttgtttaatcttACTGCGGTTCTTAAATTGTTATGTCTTAATATTGTTCGATATACAGAAAGACTTTCAAGAGTCGTAGAAAATCATTTGTAAAAAGTTAAAGTATGAAATTACACATATCAATCACggttctttcatattttctttaaacTTAGGACATTTCTTAACAATAAAGAATGACACAAAGGAGACATCgggattaaaaaatgaaatcaaCCATGTTTGATAGAATAACACTATGCCATAAAAATACGTAACTTGGaaactaataataaaaaatatttacatgagTTAGAACTGATCCAGCTTTCGTCCGGGGATTAATGATGAAGAGATTGTAACACTAATACTCAAAATTCATTAATAACAATCCCCGATACTTTCAATTTTGATATTTGCTTCAATATTACAAGTTATGGAAAATCAGAGGTCCTGGTTTGGTGGAGGATATATCTGACGAGATTCGAGAATGGTTCATATTATGGTACGATGAACTAGGACATTTCTACGTGTACCCAGCTGCAAATTTAGGTGGCAGCGTGCTAATCGCAACTGGACAAACTTTAACACCTCAGGAATATCTGGCGGAGAAAATGTCTAAAGGAGCGAAAGAAACACCGGCTACGAAGGCTAAACCTAAGAAATACCAGCCTTTGATACCACAAACGAAGACATTCTCTCTTCTTCACGAAGCCAATCAATACTTCATTAATAACTGGAGCTTTCGATATCGTTCGGATGATCATCGAGAGAAGATATACCACGATTTGATCAAGGACGAACTTTGTTACGAACTTCAATTGGAAATGAGGAAAATAGTCGATGAGTTGATGAGACTGGAGTTGCAAAAATTAAATGCAGCACTGAAAAAAGACTATGCGGCTGATAAACGGAAACTTGAtatacctactgacaaaagtaagttacttcaattaaatttaatacaatatcaaataaaaaattaatattggcAAATAAACTGCACAATGAGAAAACGCTTTACATATAGGGTACTAATCAAGGTAAAACTACTCATTAACATAGACATCACGCATTAAGCTATCCCTTTTATAGTCTTGGCAGTAGGCATGTAGACTCTATAGCTTTAGTAATCCTGAACTGAGGATAAGCAACAACTTGGAAAAGACATCCAATTCTACCGTTAAAAACCAACATACTTAAAATCAATTCTTCTTTTACACCATCGAATTCTCATTGTAATCAATAAATAGAAAGAAGAgctagaaaaaacaaaaaacaaaaaacccCAGTGAATGATGAAACAGTGGAAGATAATTTCAAAGAATTGGTCAGAGCTAACATCATTAGAGACTATACCAGAGCATCCCTCAAGGATTGGATAGGTGATCTTTCCTATCAAAATTATGAAGCAGCTCGTGAACTACAAGATTATAAGCATCGAATGGGTGAAATTAGACAAGTAGTCATGGAATATTGCGTGCTTCCCCTCAGTTCGAAAGAGATTCATCAAGTCGCGCCTTTAATCCGAGCTGTTTGTATCTATGGTTTCGCTCGACATGGGAAGAACTTTTTGGTGAACGCAATCTGTTCCGAGGTTTCCATCATTTTTAGCTCAATAGTGTCTAAAACGTTTTAAGATCGATGTTAGTAAATCCACAATTTAGAATTAATAAGctaatgaatttaaaataaaggtTGGAGCATTGCTATTCGATATGTCGCCCACGGTATTGGTAGACAAGTACACGGGACGAAAGAACGAACGCAAATTAATCAATATGATCTCGAGTATAGCTCGAGCGTACGCCCCTTCTGTGATTTTCATCGAGAACGGTGAAAGACCTTGGTTGAAACAAGTACCTCAGGAGGACAAATATCTGAACCCAAAACGATTTGCTATATACTACCCTAAATTGGTGAAAAGTATCAAGCGTGGCGATCAGGTAagcaatttaatagaaaattatctCGATAGAGTGTAGGTGTTTTTCCGTATTTTACCCGTCGTTACctgggagaaaaaagaaagaaagaaaaaaagaatacttTGGTTTCGCAACCAAACGAGCTTACACACAGTGCCTCACCTAAACTGGCAAGGAATGTTAAAGTTGGTGATCTGGTAGCGCCCACTTTATGAAATTCTTGATATTCCTGTTTCGACTCTTTCTCCGATATGAATGAACCACCTCAATATGCCGGCCAGGTGGttcccctctttctctttcccaaACGTCTCGATCGTTCGAACCTGGTCATCAATGAAACACCTCCTACCGAACGACCGGAACGTAGGTGGTACCGAGTTAACGTAGGATTTAGAGTGTCGGTGGTTCCGTATAGATACTGTTACTCATTGGCGTAGAATATTCCACGACACAAAACTGATATACGCTATAATTATGTTGGCAattagaacgaaagaaaaaagacaaaattgcttgggattattgtttCACGCAACACAAGTCTGATTActaaactgcggatttttatacatttatagaaaatttcaaaatacgcaAATGCATagaatatacaaatatgtaaaaatatatcaaatatccaAAGTTCAATACTATATTGAAATATCTAACAAATGAGACAAATTTCTGTCCTGTTCTTTTAATTGTGTTATAGAGATATGCATTGGTATAAGAATCCACAGTTTACTAATTGCTTTCGAAAGACTACTGAATGAATTTTTGCCGGCCGTTCGATACATCGGAACGCAATATATTTTTCAGATCCTATTTCTCACGACCTCCTCGGAGCCATATAAAGCAACAAGACCCTTCATCAAGATCCACGACAAGTTCATAACGATTCCTCTCACGGACTACAACACGTTGTATATGTTTTATAAAGATCTGCTGATGAAGTATCACGGAGTTGATCGCAACATCGATGTCTCCTCAATGGCTAAGATGTCCGTGGGCATTCCGTTGGAATTTATAAGAGACGCGGTGAAAAATGTCCTAAATCTTCATCGAAGGATCACGTTGAAAATCAAACCATTAACCGTGTCGGAGATTATGGAGGAAGTGTTGAAGTATGAGCCTCCTCAAGTGAAAACGTTGTCTGAACTaacgaaatttgaaaatcgTACGCCGCTCGGTAAGAAGAGGGCCAGGTTGTTGGCTACGGAGAAAGCAGCACGCGAACGTgttaaaaaattacagaaagCTCGTAGATGAAACAACTGTTAAAAGAGAACGAGcataaaatatgatattaaacAGGAAAGATCatgataataattttctattctgCAAAGAACCCTTCACTCAGGGAGGAAAGGAATGGAAATGATAGAAACTTGCCAGGTAAAACGTGGGATGTAGGCGCATTAAGAGACAAGGCTGTTGTAGCACTTTTAACGAGTATCCTTTTTTTACGATGAAAATACTGCATTGGTTGGTAGCTGTTGCACAATCGAGAAAAGTtaaaatttaagataaattaGAAGGAGAATGATCCGAGATGGACATACTGGATATAAGTATCCCTGTACATATAATGTTCCAAGACAGTGACCTTTCCGGGAGAAACGTCGAAGAAGCATGATCATCGATTGAGcgattccttctttctttcgtatcaCGATTCGCCAACGTTCGTGTCCGGACGTGAAACTGGTTTTCGTCTTCGTGGGATGCTAAAAACGATCATCGAAAAACAGGAGACAGATATAGCGACGAATATCGTAAAAGACTTTATAAATTCGCTTATATTATAGCTTCCGTTCATGAATTTTTAaaggatatacatatacatatatcactaAAGGTATCCTAATTTAAAATTGAACCTTCACACAAGTTTTATAGAACTTTCAGGATACAGCTTGGTCgagtcaaaaataaaattaacgtaCCATGAATTGAATGAATTTAATAGTCGCTGGATGTATTTTCAATCATTGTATATTCAATCAACTTTACTGGAATACTCTCCACGGATGTagagtattaaataaaattaaaaaactaattaaagCTTTAATTAGAGATACGCTTGTTTTCTTAATCTCCAACATCAATTCATTTGTActaattcataatttaatttaattcatcaATGGATAAATGAAAATCCTAGAAATAAT from Bombus terrestris chromosome 14, iyBomTerr1.2, whole genome shotgun sequence includes:
- the LOC100647314 gene encoding uncharacterized protein LOC100647314, with the translated sequence MLWTSRCSLILLLTTIASCMDATIDGFLEDETTTNAISTTTSAPVVTTISSLNKVEKAMVNSSNAVKSQDDENIQDPTHASSSPSSDMVWECPNITKAGVECSCDLPHTLRCTGDRTTLQIISKHLRFSRPGTISLLDVTVTGISLLPARFLEDVALHGLVVSTGELRRVHENAFIGLVTPLQALGLPNNLLDSVPTAALSHLVGLERLDLSQNKLKMLEAESFKGLSNLTYLDLCDNLLSQLSPQAFAAVPLLRSLRMRGNRLSVSALSALRGLKSLEELDLSNNLLLGPMGPNLLPQMPRLHFLTVSENELINVQQGALGGLRNLTYLSLSHNQIDVLEDHSFKYLSTLTRLDLANNRIVAVSSASLAHLERLTTLDLTHNFLRSLTADLVVPLKSLQDLRLDDNDITMVASDVPTSKLRLTKLSLADNPLNCDCTLLEFANWLSNSSLNEEDKSSAVCATPPALENGILTQVSPGSLLCGEPTPPIMTRLPLAGAQLTLKEFHYDKSTGINLLWHVEPCAEQYTCDNLIVYETIGDSEVQTDSSSLHCDSRMMRDPCSLPVAIPASLHLQPGHKYRYCVVLLVPNSYDDVSLGLGCSDVITLEESKRELQQDQETTVSEFSSSLDTKITAVHVNVSDQGFLHVDVSLSISKKSNLPECELSVIVFDAESAVHKQKLNCSLTFVTLGVLLPGHYKVCASLDDVNEEDVIANFVDNRDRLRCVEVQGFKQNIELIVLAIIGTSCLLLITIAVIGRSVLRRVRHPRIQTQCFLPAQEFEITHKAHYIKLLATTKV
- the LOC100647277 gene encoding IQ and AAA domain-containing protein 1-like; translation: MSHAYYTELWLIARNDLDKLIELDRRLQQQTNTKNRQHVLNLLLPMYLRYRNLVKRLIVCHDQMVQTQKRDLIKRVLDCTVGRMLEYKREIVNLDYNDYQWPDDFMNQFKYTPDDVEILVSASGKDIVEQRRERIQKLMEDAYKTPEELESEVLPEEYVVETIEYQEDAPKLRRRRVKEKTSAPSPIQESPERIAARKAQEAQEAAERTMLAAILLIQSHERARVARCAGIDAQRMYDYGRKVQAGMIVSKKLHKSTYENAAKTIQRAWRIYAARKRMRNRIARTEELLGMTIPSWKSQEVFEKDKKNFQKKLTLMPVFADRIAKESEKERARLWKIRGPGLVEDISDEIREWFILWYDELGHFYVYPAANLGGSVLIATGQTLTPQEYLAEKMSKGAKETPATKAKPKKYQPLIPQTKTFSLLHEANQYFINNWSFRYRSDDHREKIYHDLIKDELCYELQLEMRKIVDELMRLELQKLNAALKKDYAADKRKLDIPTDKKRRARKNKKQKTPVNDETVEDNFKELVRANIIRDYTRASLKDWIGDLSYQNYEAARELQDYKHRMGEIRQVVMEYCVLPLSSKEIHQVAPLIRAVCIYGFARHGKNFLVNAICSEVGALLFDMSPTVLVDKYTGRKNERKLINMISSIARAYAPSVIFIENGERPWLKQVPQEDKYLNPKRFAIYYPKLVKSIKRGDQILFLTTSSEPYKATRPFIKIHDKFITIPLTDYNTLYMFYKDLLMKYHGVDRNIDVSSMAKMSVGIPLEFIRDAVKNVLNLHRRITLKIKPLTVSEIMEEVLKYEPPQVKTLSELTKFENRTPLGKKRARLLATEKAARERVKKLQKARR